In the Malania oleifera isolate guangnan ecotype guangnan chromosome 1, ASM2987363v1, whole genome shotgun sequence genome, one interval contains:
- the LOC131153954 gene encoding rac-like GTP-binding protein RHO1, with protein MSASRFIKCVTVGDGAVGKTCLLISYTSNTFPTDYVPTVFDNFSANVVVNGSTVNLGLWDTAGQEDYNRLRPLSYRGADVFILAFSLISKASFENVSKKWIPELKHYAPGVPIVLVGTKLDLRDDKQFFIDHPGAVPITTAQGEELRKLIGAPAYIECSSKTQQNVKAVFDAAIKVVLQPPKQKKKKGKVQKACSIL; from the exons ATGAGCGCTTCCAGGTTCATCAAATGCGTCACGGTCGGCGATGGCGCTGTGGGTAAAACGTGTTTACTAATTTCCTACACCAGCAATACATTTCCCACG GATTATGTGCCAACTGTTTTCGACAATTTCAGTGCAAATGTGGTTGTCAATGGGAGCACTGTTAATCTTGGTTTGTGGGACACTGCAG GACAGGAGGACTACAATAGACTAAGACCTTTAAGCTATCGTGGGGCAGATGTTTTCATATTAGCATTTTCTCTCATTAGTAAGGCCAGCTTTGAAAACGTTTCCAAGAAG TGGATTCCAGAGTTGAAGCACTATGCGCCCGGTGTCCCAATAGTACTTGTTGGAACAAAGCTTG ATCTTCGGGATGATAAGCAGTTCTTCATAGACCATCCTGGTGCAGTGCCCATTACTACAGCTCAG GGAGAGGAGCTGAGGAAGCTAATTGGTGCACCTGCTTATATTGAATGCAGTTCAAAAACACAGCAG AATGTGAAGGCAGTATTTGACGCAGCCATCAAGGTTGTGCTCCAGCCGCCcaagcaaaagaaaaagaagggaaagGTACAAAAGGCCTGCTCCATATTATGA
- the LOC131153946 gene encoding beta-galactosidase 13-like encodes MTILHRVLVISTLLSLLVVSAVSHGGKASKGVGYDGRSLIVNGKRELLFSGSIHYPRSPPEMWPDILSKAKKGGLNVIQTYVFWNLHEPVQGQFNFEGNNDVVKFIKMIGEHGMYVTLRVGPFIEAEWNFGGFPYWLREVTNITFRSDNPPFKYHMKKFTKMIIQKMKDEKLFASQGGPIILSQIENEYNNIELAFEEEGTRYVQWAGTMAVGLKTGVPWVMCKQRDAPDPVINTCNGRHCGDTFTGPNRPNKPALWTENWTAQYRVFGDPPSQRTAEDLAFSVARFFSKNGTLANYYMYYGGTNFGRTGSSFVTTRYYDEAPIDEFGLLREPKWGHLRDLHSALRLCKKALLWGNPSVEKLGEKLEARIYEKSEAGICAAFLTNNDTRIAATATFRGARYYLPAHSISILPDCKTVVYNTQKIVAQHSARNYKISKVANKKLHWEMSQENIPNINDAPTKSQTPLELMSTTKDTTDFLWYTTSIELGRRDLPFKKNIHPILQVSNLGHLMHAFVNGEYIGTEHGNNIEKSFVFRKPIPLKPGINHISLLGATVGFPDSGVYLERRFAGVRTVSIQGLNTGTVDLSNNGWGHQVGLNGESLRVFTQEGSHRVQWTKAKGSGPPLTWYKAYFDAPEGSGPVAIQMDTMAKGMVWVNGKSIGRYWVSFLSPLGKPSQSVYHIPRPFLKSSDNLLVVLEETGGNPDGIKILNVNRETVCSYITQYHPPTVKSWKRENNVVHTVVDDAKPKAHLRCPENKVIVNIDFASYGDPYGACGNYAIGNCTSPNSKKVVEQHCLGKNTCSVSMTPETFNKDGDSCPNAPKTLAIQAKCAHD; translated from the exons ATGACGATACTGCACCGTGTGCTCGTGATAAGTACCCTCCTTTCTTTGCTAGTCGTTTCTGCGGTTTCCCATGGCGGGAAAGCATCCAAGGGTGTGGGATACGATGGGCGATCTTTAATCGTCAATGGGAAGAGGGAGCTTCTGTTTTCAGGGTCAATCCATTATCCCAGGAGTCCTCCTGAG ATGTGGCCGGATATACTGAGCAAAGCGAAAAAGGGGGGATTGAATGTGATTCAGACATATGTCTTTTGGAACCTCCATGAACCAGTTCAGGGCCAG TTCAATTTTGAAGGAAACAATGATGTGGTGAAATTCATCAAGATGATTGGTGAGCATGGAATGTATGTAACACTCCGGGTTGGGCCATTCATTGAGGCTGAATGGAACTTTGG AGGATTCCCATACTGGTTAAGAGAGGTTACGAATATTACATTCCGATCTGATAACCCTCCATTCAAG TATCACATGAAAAAATTCACCAAAATGATCATACAAAAGATGAAGGATGAGAAATTATTTGCTTCTCAAGGAGGTCCCATTATTTTATCACAG ATTGAAAATGAATACAACAATATTGAACTTGCATTCGAAGAAGAAGGAACCCGATACGTTCAGTGGGCAGGAACCATGGCCGTGGGGCTCAAAACTGGAGTCCCATGGGTGATGTGCAAGCAGAGGGATGCGCCTGATCCAGTG ATCAACACATGCAATGGGAGGCATTGTGGAGATACTTTCACAGGTCCAAACAGACCGAACAAGCCTGCTCTATGGACAGAGAATTGGACAGCTCA GTATAGAGTGTTTGGGGATCCACCATCTCAAAGGACGGCAGAAGATCTTGCATTTTCTGTAGCTCGTTTCTTCTCAAAGAATGGCACTCTTGCAAACTATTACATG TACTACGGTGGGACAAATTTTGGTAGGACAGGCTCATCATTTGTGACAACCCGCTACTATGATGAGGCTCCTATTGATGAATTCG GTCTTCTGAGAGAACCAAAATGGGGTCATCTACGAGACTTGCACAGTGCTTTGAGATTATGCAAGAAAGCTTTACTTTGGGGAAATCCCTCTGTTGAAAAGTTGGGTGAGAAACTGGAG GCCCGAATCTATGAAAAATCGGAAGCCGGTATTTGTGCTGCTTTCTTGACCAACAATGACACCAGAATAGCTGCGACTGCAACATTCAGAGGTGCCCGGTATTACCTGCCAGCACATTCTATAAGCATCCTCCCTGACTGCAAAACTGTCGTCTACAACACACAAAAG ATTGTTGCACAACATagtgcaagaaactacaaaatatCAAAGGTAGCTAACAAGAAGCTCCACTGGGAAATGTCTCAAGAAAATATTCCAAATATCAATGACGCTCCAACCAAGTCACAAACTCCCTTAGAACTGATGAGCACCACCAAAGATACCACAGACTTTTTGTGGTACACCACCAG CATTGAATTGGGTCGCAGAGACTTGCCCTTCAAGAAAAATATTCATCCAATTCTTCAGGTTTCAAATCTTGGCCATCTAATGCATGCATTTGTAAATGGAGAATACATAG GAACGGAACATGGAAACAACATCGAGAAGAGCTTCGTGTTTCGAAAGCCCATACCCTTGAAGCCTGGAATTAACCATATATCATTGTTGGGAGCAACAGTTGGATTTCCA GATAGTGGAGTCTACTTGGAGCGTCGGTTCGCTGGTGTCCGTACCGTGTCAATCCAAGGTCTGAATACAGGAACTGTTGATCTTTCAAACAATGGATGGGGGCATCAG GTGGGTTTGAATGGAGAAAGCCTCCGTGTCTTCACTCAGGAGGGTTCTCACCGGGTGCAATGGACCAAAGCTAAAGGATCTGGACCACCTCTCACGTGGTACAAG GCTTACTTTGATGCTCCCGAGGGAAGTGGCCCAGTTGCTATTCAAATGGACACCATGGCCAAAGGCATGGTTTGGGTCAATGGTAAAAGCATAGGTCGCTACTGGGTATCTTTCCTTTCTCCTCTGGGAAAGCCTTCCCAGTCTGT ATACCATATACCCAGACCCTTCTTGAAGTCATCAGATAATCTTCTGGTTGTGTTAGAGGAAACAGGAGGAAATCCGGATGGGATTAAAATCCTAAACGTCAACAGAGAGACAGTCTGCAGCTATATAACCCAATATCATCCACCCACTGTCAAGTCATGGAAGAGAGAGAACAATGTGGTACACACTGTGGTGGACGATGCCAAACCGAAGGCTCACTTGAGGTGCCCCGAGAACAAAGTCATTGTCAATATAGACTTTGCCAGCTATGGTGATCCATATGGTGCCTGTGGAAACTATGCCATTGGAAACTGCACTTCCCCTAATAGCAAGAAAGTCGTAGaacag CACTGCTTGGGAAAGAACACTTGCAGTGTATCAATGACGCCTGAGACATTCAACAAGGATGGCGACTCTTGTCCAAATGCTCCAAAAACCCTGGCCATCCAGGCTAAGTGTGCTCATGACTAA